The following proteins are encoded in a genomic region of Flammeovirga agarivorans:
- a CDS encoding cation:dicarboxylate symporter family transporter, producing the protein MSFNSSTEVKEKKPMTLSTKILIGLFSGVAVGLFFGEYCKHLSILGDAFIGLLQMTVLPYIVFSLIVNIGRLSLEEGRKLIIQGIKFLAILLAIGLTVVLILPFAFPEWKSANFFSTSFVAPPPEIDFLELYIPSNPFFSLAESKVPAVVLFSILVGIGVMQIKGKDKEMLLHSLDAFNKALNQVNKLVVKLTPSGVFAIAASTAGTMTLDELGKMQAYLLTYLVAVIIMVFWVLPMIISSCTPFKYKDVFKYTKATLITIFATGKIIVVLPQLIEDVKELFKKYELDNEENNAGIDILMPLAYPFPNLGTLVIFIFVPFAAWFIGSGIALKDTPVFVGATLLSSFVAPVTGIPFMLDLLKIPKDMFQLFVVSTVFTDRVRVVLGAMHLITLTILTTSSAHGFFKIKKSKVLFSLAVTVGLFVATLIPLRIFLAYSLKDAYKNDQVIANMQLIHNLVPFTVLPESVPNPDPLMEGETVLERIKRRKKLRVGFYEDEIPFSYFNAKGELVGFGIDMAHELGSALDVELEFVPITIGDMPEELGKDHFDIVMSDIFMSTQYSAELSFSKPYLDVTMALVVKDHDDAYKSYEKTAALDSFTIGYFERSDVAKKFLNYFPNAKGVRLDSVNQFFKQQPGVEPHLDGLLTSAERGAALTLLYPECQIANPLPYKITLPLAYPVGNNDEAMANFVTDWIEVNKKDGTIQRFYDYWILGDDQLRRQEHWSVIKDVLHWVD; encoded by the coding sequence ATGTCATTTAACTCATCTACTGAAGTCAAAGAAAAAAAGCCAATGACTTTATCGACTAAAATCCTTATTGGTCTTTTTAGTGGAGTTGCTGTAGGTCTATTTTTTGGAGAGTATTGTAAACACCTTAGTATTTTAGGTGATGCATTTATTGGTCTACTTCAGATGACCGTTTTACCGTATATCGTTTTTTCATTAATCGTAAATATTGGTAGACTATCATTAGAAGAAGGTCGAAAATTAATTATTCAGGGAATTAAGTTTCTAGCAATACTGTTGGCAATAGGGCTTACAGTGGTATTGATTTTACCTTTTGCATTTCCAGAATGGAAATCAGCCAATTTCTTTAGTACCAGTTTTGTCGCTCCCCCTCCAGAAATTGATTTCCTTGAGTTATATATTCCTTCTAATCCCTTTTTCTCTTTAGCAGAAAGTAAAGTGCCAGCAGTGGTACTGTTCAGTATTCTTGTGGGTATTGGCGTAATGCAGATAAAAGGTAAGGATAAAGAAATGTTACTGCATAGTTTGGATGCCTTTAACAAAGCATTAAACCAAGTAAACAAACTAGTAGTAAAACTAACACCAAGTGGGGTATTTGCCATTGCAGCAAGTACAGCGGGTACAATGACTTTAGATGAGTTAGGAAAAATGCAGGCTTACTTGCTTACATATCTTGTCGCGGTGATCATTATGGTATTTTGGGTGTTGCCTATGATTATTTCTTCATGTACTCCATTCAAATACAAGGATGTTTTTAAGTATACTAAAGCTACTCTAATTACAATATTTGCCACAGGTAAAATTATTGTTGTACTTCCTCAGTTGATAGAAGACGTAAAAGAGTTATTCAAGAAATATGAGTTAGATAACGAAGAAAACAATGCTGGTATAGATATTTTAATGCCATTAGCCTATCCATTTCCCAACTTAGGTACCTTGGTGATTTTTATATTTGTTCCTTTTGCTGCTTGGTTTATAGGTAGTGGAATTGCACTTAAAGATACTCCGGTATTCGTTGGAGCTACGCTATTAAGTAGTTTTGTTGCTCCGGTGACGGGTATTCCATTTATGTTGGATCTACTGAAAATCCCGAAAGATATGTTCCAACTCTTCGTTGTATCTACGGTATTTACAGATAGAGTAAGAGTAGTATTAGGAGCCATGCACTTAATTACATTGACTATTCTTACAACTTCATCTGCACATGGATTCTTTAAAATAAAGAAAAGTAAAGTATTGTTTAGTTTGGCCGTGACTGTTGGTCTCTTTGTAGCCACTCTAATCCCTCTTAGGATCTTCTTGGCTTATTCCTTGAAAGATGCCTATAAGAATGATCAAGTAATTGCAAATATGCAGCTAATACATAATCTCGTTCCTTTTACAGTTTTACCTGAATCAGTTCCCAACCCTGATCCATTAATGGAAGGTGAAACAGTATTGGAAAGAATAAAGCGTAGAAAAAAATTAAGGGTAGGTTTTTATGAAGATGAAATCCCTTTTAGTTATTTCAATGCAAAAGGTGAGTTGGTAGGGTTTGGTATTGATATGGCTCATGAATTAGGTTCTGCTTTGGATGTAGAATTAGAGTTTGTACCGATTACTATTGGCGATATGCCAGAAGAGTTAGGGAAAGATCATTTCGATATTGTAATGTCTGATATTTTTATGTCGACGCAATATTCGGCGGAGTTGTCTTTCTCTAAGCCTTATCTAGATGTAACCATGGCATTGGTGGTAAAAGATCATGACGATGCTTATAAATCATATGAGAAAACTGCAGCATTAGATTCTTTCACCATAGGATATTTTGAGAGGAGTGATGTCGCTAAAAAATTCTTGAATTACTTCCCAAATGCCAAAGGTGTAAGGTTGGATTCGGTAAATCAATTTTTTAAACAGCAACCTGGAGTTGAGCCACACCTAGATGGATTATTAACCAGTGCTGAAAGAGGAGCCGCTTTGACATTACTTTATCCAGAATGTCAAATTGCCAATCCACTGCCTTATAAAATTACCTTACCACTTGCCTATCCTGTAGGTAATAATGATGAGGCAATGGCTAATTTTGTTACAGATTGGATAGAAGTCAATAAGAAAGATGGAACAATACAACGCTTCTATGATTACTGGATTCTGGGTGATGATCAGCTGAGAAGACAGGAACATTGGAGTGTAATAAAAGATGTTTTACATTGGGTAGACTAA
- a CDS encoding dicarboxylate/amino acid:cation symporter has product MKFFKIDLGVAILIAMVLGAALGAIFGEDVSVIAPVGKIFIKLLSMLVVPLVFFSIIMGAQALGQSKNAGKIGTLTFGYFGLTSFIAVFFGIIFPVLFKPGSGLDISDLAKDMMDSSLVSKGEVAGFWDTMLGAIPANPFRSLTEGSILQIILFSLFFGVGIGKLPDEKRELVSKTIEGINDVLTWMIIKVMWIAPFGVLSLMADAVGTFGFDVLSSIGQLFILYMVALLIVAYPMFGAFVHLFSNVSAKKFFKEMMTPQIFAISSASSLATLPLNYEACDNMGVKKSISSFVLPLGATVNMAGNAVFNPMVAIFFAQLYNIPLGFGDYIAIAIVSVLGAVGTAGVPGPTLLSVAVLMAVGIPVEALPLIFGVDRIFDMFRTAVNITGDASCAVVMEKIDNMGSTTVENQS; this is encoded by the coding sequence ATGAAATTCTTTAAAATTGACCTAGGGGTTGCTATTCTAATTGCCATGGTATTAGGAGCAGCACTGGGTGCTATTTTCGGTGAAGATGTATCTGTAATTGCACCTGTAGGGAAAATTTTTATCAAACTACTATCGATGTTGGTTGTTCCATTAGTGTTCTTTTCAATCATTATGGGAGCACAGGCATTAGGGCAATCAAAAAATGCAGGGAAAATTGGTACGCTTACTTTTGGTTACTTTGGATTAACCTCATTCATTGCTGTATTTTTTGGGATTATATTTCCTGTTCTGTTCAAACCGGGTTCTGGATTAGATATTTCAGACCTCGCGAAAGATATGATGGACTCATCATTAGTATCAAAAGGTGAAGTTGCAGGTTTTTGGGATACCATGCTAGGAGCTATTCCAGCCAATCCATTTAGATCACTAACTGAGGGTTCAATTTTACAAATTATTCTTTTCTCATTATTCTTTGGAGTAGGAATTGGTAAACTTCCTGATGAAAAGAGAGAGTTAGTAAGCAAAACGATTGAAGGAATCAATGATGTATTAACTTGGATGATTATCAAAGTGATGTGGATTGCTCCGTTTGGAGTATTATCACTAATGGCTGATGCTGTTGGAACTTTTGGCTTTGATGTACTATCAAGTATTGGTCAATTGTTTATTTTATACATGGTCGCTCTACTAATCGTGGCGTATCCTATGTTTGGTGCTTTTGTCCATTTATTTAGTAATGTATCTGCGAAGAAGTTTTTTAAAGAGATGATGACACCTCAGATCTTCGCCATATCTTCTGCTTCATCTTTAGCAACTTTGCCATTAAATTATGAAGCATGTGATAATATGGGAGTGAAAAAATCAATTTCCTCTTTTGTATTACCCTTAGGTGCGACTGTAAATATGGCAGGAAATGCAGTGTTTAATCCAATGGTTGCTATCTTCTTTGCTCAATTATATAATATCCCATTAGGGTTCGGAGATTATATTGCTATTGCAATTGTCTCTGTATTAGGTGCTGTAGGGACAGCAGGAGTTCCCGGGCCTACTTTGTTATCTGTAGCGGTCTTAATGGCTGTAGGGATACCTGTAGAGGCTTTACCGCTTATTTTTGGTGTAGATAGAATATTTGATATGTTCAGAACCGCTGTAAACATCACAGGCGATGCTTCTTGTGCTGTTGTTATGGAGAAAATTGATAATATGGGATCTACAACTGTAGAGAATCAATCATAA
- a CDS encoding ABC transporter ATP-binding protein yields the protein MKITLEGLGKKFAREWIFRGIDYTLESGKSYAITGGNGSGKSTLLKILSGVADPSKGKIIYETKHKTVGVEEIWRYLVLAGPYTELIEEYTLLEQLTFHTSLKKMTKSIDEIIETLGFESAKNKQIQDFSSGMKQKLKLALAFFTESEILFLDEPTSNLDQKNIDWYQSWLPQVSNDRLVVICSNQTYEYEHCDEIISVESFKI from the coding sequence ATGAAGATTACATTAGAAGGTTTAGGTAAAAAGTTTGCAAGAGAATGGATATTTAGAGGGATAGATTACACATTAGAAAGTGGAAAATCATATGCAATTACAGGAGGTAATGGCAGTGGTAAATCGACTTTGCTAAAAATATTATCTGGAGTAGCAGACCCTTCTAAAGGTAAAATCATTTATGAGACGAAGCATAAAACCGTTGGTGTAGAGGAGATATGGAGATATTTAGTGTTAGCAGGTCCTTATACAGAGTTGATTGAAGAGTATACTTTGCTGGAACAACTGACTTTTCATACTTCACTAAAAAAAATGACAAAGTCTATTGATGAAATCATCGAAACATTAGGGTTTGAGTCTGCAAAAAATAAGCAGATACAAGATTTTTCATCAGGTATGAAACAAAAGCTAAAGCTGGCTTTGGCCTTTTTTACAGAGTCAGAAATACTGTTTTTAGATGAGCCAACTTCCAATCTAGACCAGAAAAATATCGATTGGTATCAATCATGGTTACCTCAGGTAAGTAACGATAGGTTAGTGGTAATCTGTAGTAATCAAACCTATGAATATGAGCACTGTGATGAAATTATTTCAGTGGAAAGCTTTAAAATATAA
- the lpxA gene encoding acyl-ACP--UDP-N-acetylglucosamine O-acyltransferase: MSKNPYTEKYPMTNIHPDAKIADSVVVEPFATIEGDVEIGEGTWIGPNAVIMDGARLGKNVKVFPGAVISGVPQDLKFQGEKTLTYIGDNTTLRECVTVSRGTTDKMKTVVGSNCMLMAYVHIAHDVIMGDNCILSNSTQIAGHVEIADHVIIAGTAAVHQFVKIGSHAFIAGGSLVRKDVPPFVKAAREPLSYCGINSVGLRRRGFESEALQEVHEMYRLIYTRGFTMAESMRQLEEEVDPSEERDAILEFLKNSERGIIKGY, translated from the coding sequence ATGTCAAAAAATCCTTACACTGAAAAATATCCAATGACCAATATCCACCCTGATGCAAAAATTGCAGATAGTGTGGTAGTGGAACCTTTTGCTACAATTGAAGGTGATGTTGAAATTGGAGAAGGTACTTGGATTGGCCCTAATGCGGTCATTATGGACGGTGCTCGTCTAGGAAAAAACGTAAAAGTATTTCCTGGTGCTGTGATTTCAGGTGTTCCTCAAGACCTGAAGTTTCAAGGAGAAAAGACGCTTACTTACATTGGCGACAATACAACTTTAAGAGAATGTGTGACTGTTAGTCGCGGTACTACGGATAAAATGAAAACAGTAGTAGGTAGCAACTGTATGTTGATGGCTTACGTTCATATTGCTCATGATGTAATTATGGGTGATAACTGTATTCTTTCTAATTCTACTCAAATTGCAGGTCATGTTGAAATTGCTGATCATGTAATTATTGCAGGTACTGCTGCTGTTCATCAATTTGTGAAGATTGGATCACATGCATTTATTGCTGGAGGGTCTCTTGTAAGAAAAGATGTTCCTCCATTTGTTAAAGCTGCAAGAGAGCCATTAAGTTACTGTGGTATTAACTCTGTAGGTTTAAGAAGAAGAGGATTTGAGAGTGAGGCATTGCAAGAAGTTCATGAAATGTATCGCTTAATCTATACTCGAGGTTTTACTATGGCTGAATCTATGCGTCAGCTTGAAGAAGAAGTAGATCCTTCAGAAGAGAGAGATGCGATCTTAGAATTCTTGAAAAATTCGGAGCGTGGTATCATTAAAGGATACTAA
- a CDS encoding bifunctional UDP-3-O-[3-hydroxymyristoyl] N-acetylglucosamine deacetylase/3-hydroxyacyl-ACP dehydratase, whose amino-acid sequence MYTKQHTIKAPVTVEGVGIHTGAISKMVFLPAEVNHGYKFQRVDIEGQPIVDCDVDNVVDVSRGTTIEQDGARVNTVEHVLAALVGLQIDNVLIQIDGPEPPIMEGSSIKFVEALMEVGLEEQSMLRNFFEVPEGVFYKEDDRKVEIAALPLNDYRLTVMVDYNSPVLGSQHAALNNIEDFAAEIASSRTFCFLHEVEALRKANLIKGGNFNNAIVVVDQVVSPETLDELAELFELPSVEVAEEGILNNVELRHPNEPARHKLLDMVGDLALVGRPIKGQILAARPGHAANVAFARKLKSLMLKSARKNVPTYDPLQPAVYDVNQIEEMLPHRYPFRLVDKITELTDNYVIGIKNVTINEEFFAGHFPSNPVMPGVLQIEAMGQTGGILVLNTVDNPSNYWTYFVGVEECKFRRMVMPGDTLIIKCELLMPIRRGIAKMKGQAYVGDKLVTEAIMTASLVKKDNNA is encoded by the coding sequence ATGTATACGAAACAGCATACAATTAAAGCACCAGTGACCGTTGAAGGCGTTGGAATCCACACAGGAGCCATTAGTAAAATGGTATTTTTACCTGCAGAAGTTAATCACGGATATAAGTTCCAAAGAGTTGATATCGAAGGTCAACCAATCGTTGATTGTGATGTAGACAACGTTGTAGACGTATCAAGAGGTACAACAATCGAACAAGATGGTGCAAGAGTAAATACTGTTGAACATGTTTTAGCCGCATTAGTAGGTTTACAAATCGATAACGTATTGATTCAAATCGATGGTCCTGAACCTCCAATTATGGAAGGTAGTTCTATTAAGTTCGTAGAAGCTTTAATGGAAGTGGGCTTAGAAGAGCAATCTATGTTACGTAACTTCTTTGAAGTACCAGAAGGTGTATTTTACAAAGAAGATGATAGAAAAGTAGAAATCGCAGCATTACCGTTAAACGATTACAGATTAACAGTAATGGTAGATTATAATTCACCAGTATTAGGTTCTCAGCATGCCGCTTTAAATAACATTGAAGATTTTGCTGCTGAAATTGCTTCATCAAGAACTTTCTGTTTCTTACATGAAGTAGAAGCTTTACGTAAAGCAAACCTTATCAAAGGTGGTAACTTCAACAATGCTATTGTAGTAGTAGACCAAGTGGTTTCGCCAGAAACTTTAGATGAGTTAGCGGAATTATTTGAATTACCAAGTGTTGAAGTAGCAGAAGAAGGTATTTTGAATAACGTAGAACTACGTCATCCAAATGAACCTGCTCGTCATAAACTATTAGATATGGTAGGTGACTTAGCGTTAGTGGGTCGTCCTATTAAGGGTCAAATTTTAGCAGCAAGACCTGGTCATGCAGCAAACGTAGCCTTTGCTCGTAAGTTAAAGAGCTTAATGTTAAAATCAGCTCGTAAGAATGTACCTACTTACGATCCATTACAGCCTGCAGTTTATGATGTGAATCAAATTGAGGAAATGTTACCTCACAGATATCCATTCAGACTTGTAGATAAAATTACAGAATTGACAGATAATTATGTTATTGGTATCAAAAACGTAACTATCAACGAAGAATTCTTTGCAGGTCACTTCCCTAGCAACCCAGTAATGCCGGGTGTACTTCAGATTGAAGCAATGGGACAAACTGGTGGTATCTTAGTATTGAACACAGTAGACAACCCATCAAATTATTGGACATACTTTGTAGGTGTTGAAGAGTGTAAGTTCAGAAGAATGGTAATGCCGGGTGATACATTAATTATCAAATGTGAATTATTAATGCCAATCAGAAGAGGTATTGCTAAGATGAAGGGTCAAGCTTATGTTGGTGATAAACTAGTAACAGAAGCGATCATGACTGCCTCATTAGTAAAAAAAGATAATAACGCTTAA
- the lpxD gene encoding UDP-3-O-(3-hydroxymyristoyl)glucosamine N-acyltransferase — MKLEITVQQIAMLLQGEVVGGDAEAKISTIAKIQEGEAGAISFLANMKYEEFIYSTKVSAVIVSKDFEPKKEVPCAMIVVEDAYAGFTDLLTEYQRMLSLAKVGIEQPAFIDESVEMDKATAYVGAFAYISKGVKIGKNAKIHPQVFIGEGVEIGDNCVLYAGVKVCHGSKIGNNCTLQAGAVVGSDGFGFAPQKDGTYKTIPQIGNVILEDNVDIGANTVVDRATMGSTVLKKGVKLDNLIQVAHNVVVGENTVVASQTGISGSSEIGSNCMIGGQVGVSGHIKVADRTMIAAQSGLAQGVKEAGTRIMGSPAIPSMEHLKSFAVYRKLPELQRIVRDLEKKVLSL, encoded by the coding sequence ATGAAATTGGAAATTACCGTACAACAGATTGCGATGTTACTTCAAGGAGAAGTAGTTGGAGGAGATGCTGAGGCTAAAATTTCAACAATTGCAAAAATCCAAGAAGGAGAAGCAGGAGCTATTTCATTTTTAGCAAACATGAAATACGAAGAGTTTATTTATTCTACAAAGGTGAGTGCGGTAATAGTGAGTAAAGATTTTGAACCGAAAAAGGAAGTACCTTGTGCAATGATTGTTGTAGAAGATGCTTACGCTGGTTTCACTGATTTACTTACAGAATACCAAAGAATGTTGAGTCTAGCTAAAGTGGGTATTGAACAACCTGCTTTTATTGACGAAAGTGTTGAGATGGACAAAGCAACTGCTTATGTAGGTGCTTTTGCATATATATCTAAAGGAGTGAAAATTGGTAAGAATGCCAAAATTCATCCTCAAGTATTTATTGGAGAAGGAGTTGAAATTGGCGATAACTGTGTATTATATGCAGGCGTAAAAGTTTGTCATGGTTCAAAAATTGGTAATAACTGTACTTTACAAGCAGGGGCCGTTGTTGGATCTGATGGATTTGGTTTTGCTCCTCAGAAAGATGGTACTTATAAAACTATTCCTCAGATAGGAAATGTTATCCTTGAAGACAATGTAGATATTGGAGCTAATACTGTGGTAGATAGAGCGACAATGGGTTCTACAGTCTTGAAAAAAGGAGTGAAGCTTGATAACTTAATTCAAGTAGCTCATAATGTAGTTGTAGGAGAAAATACAGTAGTTGCTTCTCAGACAGGTATTTCGGGATCAAGTGAAATTGGTTCAAATTGTATGATCGGTGGACAAGTTGGTGTATCTGGTCATATTAAAGTAGCAGATAGGACTATGATTGCAGCACAATCTGGTTTAGCTCAAGGAGTTAAGGAAGCAGGAACTCGTATTATGGGATCACCTGCAATCCCTTCGATGGAGCACTTAAAATCCTTTGCTGTTTACAGGAAGCTACCTGAGCTACAAAGAATTGTGAGAGATCTTGAGAAAAAAGTATTAAGTTTGTAG
- a CDS encoding HD domain-containing protein has translation MYKIINDPIYGFVSIDSELILELVNHPIFLRLTRIKQMGCSSVVYPGAQHTRFSHALGAMHLMKSAIESLVRKGTEISKEEKEAAMIAILLHDVGHGPFSHALEHILLDVHHEELSLFLMHRLNDEMDGRLQMSIDMFTGDYQRKFFHQMVSSQLDMDRLDYLQRDCFFSGVVEGSVGASRIIRMLDVHNDDIVVLEKGIYSIDRFLNARRMMYWQVYLHRTGLAAELMLQSVIRRAKHLLGKGIDLVCDPNLKFFLTQSITKADFENDSSIVEHYLQLDDYNIWTALKSWQFGDDPVLRLLIDGLLNRKLFNVDMSIEEIDEEKLKSVQEKLLSKGFEKEDLSFLCLKGSVSNAAYTTDRENIKVKMKGGAIIDISDASDLPNIEALTKIVTKYYLCQPKVVS, from the coding sequence ATGTACAAAATTATCAACGACCCAATTTATGGGTTCGTCTCTATTGATTCAGAGCTAATACTAGAACTGGTTAATCACCCAATATTTTTAAGACTGACTAGAATTAAGCAGATGGGGTGCTCAAGTGTGGTTTATCCCGGAGCGCAGCATACAAGATTTAGTCATGCATTAGGTGCAATGCATTTGATGAAGTCTGCTATCGAGTCGTTGGTAAGAAAAGGTACAGAAATATCAAAAGAGGAAAAAGAGGCAGCAATGATTGCTATTCTATTGCATGATGTAGGACATGGTCCTTTTTCTCATGCTTTAGAACACATACTATTGGATGTACATCACGAAGAGCTTTCTTTATTTTTAATGCACCGATTGAACGATGAGATGGATGGCCGTTTACAAATGTCTATTGATATGTTCACAGGGGATTATCAGAGAAAGTTTTTTCATCAAATGGTTTCTAGTCAACTGGATATGGATCGACTGGATTACTTGCAGAGAGATTGCTTTTTTTCAGGAGTAGTAGAAGGCAGTGTAGGAGCAAGTAGAATAATCAGGATGTTAGATGTCCATAACGATGATATAGTTGTCTTAGAAAAAGGTATTTATAGCATCGATCGTTTTTTAAATGCTCGTCGAATGATGTATTGGCAGGTTTACTTGCATAGAACAGGTTTGGCGGCAGAGTTAATGCTACAAAGTGTAATTAGAAGAGCTAAGCATTTATTAGGTAAAGGAATTGATTTAGTGTGTGATCCTAACTTGAAATTCTTTCTAACTCAATCTATCACAAAAGCAGATTTTGAAAATGACAGTTCCATTGTAGAACATTACTTACAATTGGATGACTATAATATTTGGACAGCTTTAAAAAGTTGGCAATTTGGTGATGATCCAGTATTGAGATTACTTATTGATGGTCTATTAAATAGAAAACTTTTCAATGTTGATATGTCAATTGAAGAAATCGATGAGGAAAAGTTAAAATCTGTTCAAGAAAAATTATTATCAAAAGGTTTTGAAAAGGAAGATTTGTCTTTCCTTTGTCTCAAAGGGAGTGTGAGTAATGCTGCTTATACAACTGATAGAGAGAATATTAAGGTGAAGATGAAAGGTGGGGCAATTATTGATATTTCTGATGCTTCTGACTTGCCAAATATTGAGGCATTAACGAAAATTGTCACAAAATATTACCTATGCCAACCCAAAGTTGTATCTTAG
- a CDS encoding OmpP1/FadL family transporter, whose product MINRTYRRLFFLSALFLIFSLSTYAQNLYPPIGYYNDAVRFSQQNLAGSSRIRAIGGAGVSLGGDISHAMLNPAGLGFFRKSEYHVSMGIGMTGTEASGNGITGDANQTRFFLPELGIVWAKSKSDNNSGSKWRGGSFAITFNRIADYNSDLTYTEDGSNPTSLLNYLEESAFGIAKSNMDLALQDYNNGYALFSLAEMAYAIDLIKPVYGDDPDSYNYYFIADRDNGYGVPSTPIQERKQSVKTRGGQYETTFAYGANYDDKLYLGAKFGVQNVNYSKTTEYYELRNEELTYLGLAEDFQTNGWGVNLSVGLIWRPVDAIRIGATYTSPTWYALTDYYQATMARDYDNKSWDDAEYQQNQFVTDPNGNYTTNVYNPEGALLSNPNASDTGSYNGMKTASHERLRTNYNLNTPWKTSGGISAFLGKKGFITADVEYVGYSAMKINKGETVYLEGTFDAFTVPLNFEGDNFILGEEYRNTINIRLGAEYRLNPKFMLRGGFAYYQDPHKEEYNLGVDQSKQFYTGGLGYRNKKFYMDFAVIFSTWKSIDSPYQLSDNASQDGQTILIYPIADVNNTRTELQLSIGKRF is encoded by the coding sequence ATGATAAATAGAACTTATAGGAGATTATTTTTTTTAAGTGCATTATTCCTAATTTTTAGCTTATCAACATACGCACAAAATTTATATCCACCGATTGGTTACTATAATGATGCAGTGAGGTTTTCTCAGCAGAATTTAGCAGGGTCATCAAGAATCCGAGCCATTGGGGGAGCAGGTGTATCCTTAGGTGGTGATATTTCCCATGCCATGCTTAACCCTGCAGGATTAGGTTTTTTCAGAAAGTCGGAATACCACGTTTCTATGGGTATAGGAATGACAGGGACAGAAGCTTCTGGTAATGGTATTACAGGAGATGCTAACCAAACTAGATTTTTTCTTCCTGAATTAGGTATTGTTTGGGCCAAATCAAAGTCTGATAATAATAGCGGTAGTAAATGGAGAGGTGGTTCTTTTGCCATCACTTTCAATAGAATTGCTGATTATAATAGTGACTTGACTTATACAGAGGATGGAAGTAACCCAACTTCTTTATTGAATTACTTAGAAGAATCTGCCTTTGGTATTGCAAAATCGAACATGGATTTAGCATTACAGGATTACAACAATGGTTATGCTTTATTCTCTTTAGCAGAAATGGCTTATGCTATTGATTTGATTAAGCCAGTATATGGAGATGATCCTGATAGTTATAATTATTACTTTATTGCTGATAGAGATAATGGATATGGAGTGCCTTCAACACCAATTCAAGAAAGAAAGCAATCTGTAAAGACTAGAGGAGGACAATATGAGACAACGTTTGCCTATGGAGCAAACTATGATGATAAATTATATTTAGGAGCTAAGTTTGGAGTTCAAAATGTGAACTACTCAAAAACAACTGAATATTATGAGTTAAGAAATGAAGAGTTAACTTACTTAGGTTTAGCTGAAGATTTTCAAACGAATGGTTGGGGTGTTAACCTTTCTGTAGGATTAATTTGGAGACCAGTTGATGCGATTAGAATTGGTGCTACTTATACTTCTCCAACTTGGTATGCACTTACAGACTATTATCAAGCTACTATGGCAAGGGATTATGATAACAAGTCATGGGATGATGCTGAATACCAACAAAATCAATTTGTGACGGATCCTAATGGAAATTATACCACCAATGTATATAATCCTGAAGGAGCATTGTTGAGCAATCCGAACGCTTCTGATACAGGATCATATAATGGAATGAAGACAGCTTCTCATGAGCGTTTAAGAACAAACTATAACTTAAATACACCTTGGAAAACGTCTGGTGGTATCTCAGCATTTTTAGGTAAAAAAGGCTTTATTACTGCTGATGTAGAATATGTAGGTTACTCTGCAATGAAGATTAACAAGGGAGAGACTGTATATTTGGAAGGCACTTTTGATGCATTTACTGTTCCATTAAATTTTGAAGGAGATAACTTTATTTTAGGTGAAGAGTATAGAAATACCATCAATATCAGACTAGGTGCAGAATATAGATTAAATCCTAAGTTTATGTTGAGAGGTGGTTTTGCCTATTATCAAGATCCTCACAAAGAGGAATATAATTTAGGAGTTGACCAAAGTAAACAGTTCTATACAGGAGGATTAGGTTATAGGAATAAGAAATTTTATATGGACTTTGCTGTGATCTTCAGTACATGGAAAAGTATAGACAGTCCGTATCAATTATCTGATAATGCATCTCAGGATGGGCAAACTATTTTAATTTATCCTATAGCAGATGTAAATAATACTCGTACTGAATTACAATTAAGTATAGGTAAACGCTTTTAA